One window of the Sebastes umbrosus isolate fSebUmb1 chromosome 1, fSebUmb1.pri, whole genome shotgun sequence genome contains the following:
- the fblim1 gene encoding filamin-binding LIM protein 1 — translation MASAVPSKRMVSSFFITLASPHKATVTQQQQQPVLQAHSAPAGDKQHAAVRVSPSDSIPAAVRHKREDRSQSESYGSVDSKGQTRTGTSARTSDPQSPKPVQTSDPQSPKPVQPGPGRGKLQEDDRGDAALPSPPPPPPAALPSSLGTSLSDESALPPPPPAQTPLSRPLTSGKQPVYNREVETSTPSSGLKQDELSHGIHKNGQDASRESRDVCGFCRKPVALSEPAIEALNRTYHDGCFQCRSCHNPLAGKQYYNKAGIPLCEDCYQASLELCWACGDAITDHVIRALERAYHPTCFTCATCKKQIGEQAFAQGEVGEVYCLQDYYRKYAPKCNACKKLIIPKEDGTDSYNVKCMGHSYHENCYRCEVCVIQLSPEPNEHGCYPLDGKMLCKSCHLKLVSGEH, via the exons ATGGCGTCAGCAGTTCCATCAAAAAGGATGGTGTCTTCGTTTTTCATCACTCTGGCGTCTCCTCACAAAGCTACCgtgacacagcagcagcagcagcccgtcCTCCAGGCTCACAGCGCCCCGGCCGGAGACAAGCAGCACGCCGCTGTACGAGTCAGCCCAAGTGACAGCATCCCCGCCGCCGTCAGACATAAGAGAGAGGACCGCTCACAGTCTGAGTCTTATGGCAGTGTAGACAGCAAAGGCCAGACTCGTACGGGGACCTCGGCCCGAACTTCAGACCCTCAGAGCCCAAAACCTGTCCAAACTTCAGACCCTCAGAGCCCAAAACCTGTCCAACCTGGACCCGGCAGAGGAAAGCTGCAAGAGGACGACAGAGGTGATGCAG ctcttccctctcctcctcctcctcctcctgctgcactGCCTTCATCTCTGGGAACGTCGCTCTCTGACGAATCAGCActtccaccacctcctcctgccCAGACGCCTCTCTCCCGCCCTCTGACCTCAGGCAAGCAGCCAGTTTACAACAGAGAG GTGGAAACAAGTACACCATCTAGTGGGTTAAAACAAGATGAACTATCCCACGGGATCCATAAAAATGGCCAAGACGCGAGCAGGGAGAGTAGAG ATGTGTGTGGCTTCTGTCGGAAGCCCGTGGCTCTTTCTGAACCTGCAATAGAGGCCTTAAACAGGACGTACCATGACGGTTGCTTCCAGTGTCGATCTTGTCACAATCCCCTGGCTGGTAAACAGTATTACAACAAGGCAGGAATCCCACTCTGTGAAGACTGCTACCAG GCCAGCCTGGAGCTTTGCTGGGCGTGTGGGGACGCTATCACAGATCATGTGATCCGTGCACTGGAACGAGCGTACCACCCCACTTGTTTCACCTGTGCGACGTGTAAGAAGCAAATCGGAGAGCAAGCTTTTGCTCAGGGAGAAGTTGGAGAAGTTTATTGCCTCCAGGATTATTACAG GAAGTATGCTCCAAAGTGCAACGCCTGCAAAAAGCTAATCATTCCAAAAGAAGATGGTACCGACAgctataatgttaaatgcatGGGACACTCCTACCATGAGAACTGCTACAGATGTGAG GTCTGTGTCATCCAGCTCTCTCCTGAACCAAATGAGCACGGCTGCTACCCTTTGGATGGGAAGATGCTCTGCAAATCTTGCCATCTGAAGCTGGTTTCTGGCGAGCACTAA
- the LOC119485719 gene encoding transmembrane protein 82-like, translating to MFFPFSWILGAPEWTSFDSNPIDCFFQGLVGACGISVLFNLMRVYNFIQTCSDSDTETETESKQRSSSPGHLLRGTWATALQFWSLTVLLSLVGSRVSSLIVLEFSLRAVSAWVSARLDANGRGLDLLLIQCQFSLGCGLTCTLDFLHKGAPRSSISLFLAAALSWALASVSRSLWSHVAKLYPLHSRERYCGKCITLLASGHTILASLQTAVVLAFALAAAASTATVYDHFLSQKDALKFWIPLTLCYTMLVVYIQEDQQRHTGTQALLHTVVLRLGALLVLMLTVGDWSDVLHVLITFLGEAVSLLPSQDLLQATLQVCVNHLLHSQGFYKYILCLPFFTKHHQMTVEPEIYLKYQTLPRM from the exons ATGTTTTTTCCCTTCTCCTGGATCCTGGGAGCTCCTGAATGGACGTCTTTTGATTCAAACCCaattgactgtttttttcaag GTCTTGTGGGTGCATGTGGAATATCAGTGCTGTTCAATTTGATGAGAGTTTACAACTTCATCCAGACATGCAG TGATTCTGatactgaaactgaaactgaaagcaAACAGAGGTCATCCTCACCTGGCCATCTTCTGAGAGGGACCTGGGCAACAGCTCTGCAGTTCTGGTCCCTGACGGTCCTCCTGTCTCTGGTGGGCTCGAGGGTTTCCTCTCTGATAGTGCTggagttttctctcagagctgTTTCTGCCTGGGTATCAGCAAGACTG GATGCCAATGGCAGAGGCCTAGACCTGCTCCTGATCCAGTGCCAGTTCTCCCTGGGCTGCGGCCTCACCTGTACTCTTGACTTCCTCCATAAGGGGGCTCCACGCAGCTCCATCAGCTTGTTTctggctgctgctctcagctgGGCACTGGCAAGTGTCAGCCGCAGTCTGTGGAGCCATGTGGCCAAACTCTACCCACTGCATAGCAGAGAGCGTTACTGTGGGAAGTGCATCACCCTCCTGGCCTCTGGACACACCATACTGGCCTCGCTACAGACAGCGGTTGTCTTGGCCTTTGCTCTAGCAGCTGCGGCTTCCACCGCTACGGTTTATGACCACTTCCTGTCCCAGAAGGATGCTCTAAAGTTTTGGATTCCACTGACACTCTGCTACACCATGTTGGTGGTCTACATTCAAG AGGACCAGCAGCGGCACACTGGCACACAGGCCCTGCTGCACACTGTCGTGCTGCGACTGGGAGCCTTACTGGTGCTCATGCTGACCGTAGGCGACTGGTCGGATGTCCTCCACGTCCTCATCACGTTCCTGGGTGAAGCAGTCAGTCTGCTGCCCTCTCAGGACCTGCTGCAGGCCACATTACAGGTCTGTGTTAATCATCTCTTACACTCACAGGGATTTTACAAATATATCTTATGTCTCCCTTTTTTTACAAAACATCATCAGATGACAGTTGAACCCGAAATCTACCTCAAATACCAGACACTACCTCGAATGTAA
- the slc25a34 gene encoding solute carrier family 25 member 34, producing MTSAQLLKTSPEESVFDAQPSHRMASTVSTVPCGVLGRSPPPPAVWPPLDFALGALACCAACVFTNPLEVVKTRLQLQGELRARGSYQRHYRGVLQALWVVGRTDGLRGLQKGLSVGLMYQGVMNGVRLGSYSYCESLGITSYHGGSLLSGAGAGALGALIASPAYLVKTHLQAQTVQAIAVGHQHNHLGASDAFVTIYRRDGLIGLWRGVNGAVPRVMVGSAAQLATFTSAKEWVSHSQWFSPNNWLTALIAAMISGVAVAISMTPFDVISTRLYNQPVDEFRRGRLYHGFSDCMLKVCQSEGLLGLYKGMGPVFVRLAPHTMLSMLFWDLMRQQTVKDNQSQGRN from the exons ATGACCAGCGCTCAGCTGCTGAAAACTTCCCCAGAAGAGTCTGTGTTCGATGCCCAGCCGTCCCACAGGATGGCATCCACCGTGTCCACTGTACCCTGCGGTGTCCTCGGACGCTCGCCGCCCCCTCCGGCCGTCTGGCCTCCTCTGGATTTCGCCCTGGGTGCTCTCGCCTGCTGCGCCGCCTGTGTGTTCACCAACCCCCTGGAGGTTGTAAAGACCCGTCTGCAGCTTCAGGGAGAGCTGCGTGCTCGGGGGTCCTACCAGAGACACTACCGTGGGGTCCTGCAGGCCCTCTGGGTGGTGGGCCGCACAGACGGGCTCCGGGGCCTGCAGAAGGGGCTCTCGGTGGGGCTGATGTACCAGGGTGTGATGAACGGCGTGAGGCTGggctcctactcctactgtgaATCTCTGGGCATCACCTCCTACCACGGGGGCAGTCTGCTGTCAGGGGCCGGGGCCGGGGCGCTGGGGGCCCTCATTGCCTCGCCTGCCTACCTG GTGAAGACCCACCTGCAGGCTCAAACTGTGCAAGCCATAGCAGTAGGCCACCAGCACAACCATCTG GGAGCGTCTGATGCCTTTGTTACCATCTATAGAAGAGACGGTTTAATTGGTCTTTGGAGGGGTGTGAACGGGGCTGTGCCTCGAGTCATGGTGGGATCAGCTGCTCAACTGGCAACCTTCACCTCGGCCAAGGAATGGGTGTCACATTCCCAG TGGTTTAGTCCAAACAACTGGCTCACGGCTCTGATAGCCGCCATGATCAGTGGAGTCGCCGTGGCGATCAGCATGACGCCGTTTGACGTCATTAGTACAAGGCTCTACAACCAGCCGGTGGATGAGTTTCGTAGG gGGCGTCTGTACCACGGCTTTTCAGATTGTATGCTGAAGGTGTGCCAATCCGAGGGCCTGCTGGGCTTGTATAAAGGCATGGGTCCTGTCTTCGTGCGCTTGGCCCCACACACAATGCTCAGCATGCTGTTCTGGGATCTGATGAGGCAACAGACAGTAAAGGACAACCAGAGCCAGGGAAGGAACTAA
- the fbxo42 gene encoding F-box only protein 42 — protein MSRSPDNEDGCFVAMDTEDDGGEPAGITEEEEANMGSCRQEGNMDSGAKGGGRTMVELPEEVLEYILSFLSPYQEHKTAALVCKQWYRLIKGVAYQCYHGFLRAVQEGNIQWESRTYPYPGTPITQRFSHSACYYDSNQSMYVFGGCTQSSCNAAFNDLWRLDLNSKEWIRPLASGSYPSPKAGATLVMHKDLLVLFGGWTRPSPYPLHQPERFFDEIHTYSPSKNWWNCIVTTHGPPPMAGHSSSVIGNTMVVFGGSLGARQMSNEVWVLDLEQWSWSKPPISGPSPHPRGGQSQIVIDDQTLLILGGCGGPNALLKDAWLLHMDSPPWTWQHLQVENEDHGAPELWCHPACRVGQCVVVFSQAPSGRAPLSPSLNSRPSPISATPAPLGPEPPSLRSQSPVRSGAAGVVLGAVEEAPCVNGRWGTLRPRPSARGSAREGSPSSPQQPSPSRGPDSPPLPPLPPLLNGSSPSPRTSPAQAASPSSRPLPSASTDYGWESPPSAAHHPEVPSTNGLHTPPAGSPHTPPGAVSPAALRRGLEAVKNKSSSSIPSSSSSSSLQTQGASPGGGSGGSGSGGAGPSGTPPSSSSSPPQAAAADGHAIPPIARRLGHHPPQSLNVGKPLYQSLNCKPMQMYVLDVSRAKSAGVVSWRVYGNGTPAAVTGPPETSLHTVVQGRGELIIFGGLMDKKQNVKYYPKTNALYFVRAKR, from the exons ATGTCCCGCTCCCCTGATAATGAGGATGGATGCTTTGTTGCCATGGATACAGAGGACGATGGTGGAGAGCCTGCTGGGataacagaggaagaagaggcaaACATGGGGTCCTGCCGACAAGAAGGGAACATGGACAGCGGTGccaaaggaggagggaggacaaTGGTGGAGTTGCCAGAGGAAGTTCTTGAATATATTCTGTCCTTCCTCTCACCTTACCAGGAGCACAAGACTGCTGCGCTCGTATGTAAGCAGTGGTATCGCCTCATCAAAG GTGTTGCTTATCAGTGCTACCACGGTTTCTTGAGAGCTGTCCAGGAGGGGAATATCCAGTGGGAAAGTCGCACATACCCATATCCAGGAACCCCGATCACTCAGCGCTTCTCACACA GTGCATGTTATTATGACTCAAACCAGTCCATGTATGTGTTTGGGGGTTGCACTCAGAGTAGCTGCAATGCTGCCTTCAATGATTTGTGGAGACTTGACCTCAACAGCAAGGAGTGGATCCGCCCTTTAGCCTCAG gcTCTTATCCCTCTCCTAAAGCTGGGGCAACTCTAGTGATGCACAAAGATCTGTTAGTGCTGTTTGGGGGATGGACTCGCCCCAGCCCATATCCACTGCACCAACCAGAAAGGTTTTTTGATGAAATCCACACCTACTCTCCTTCGAAGAACTG GTGGAACTGCATAGTAACAACACATGGACCACCGCCTATGGCTGGCCACTCTTCCTCTGTGATTGGAAACACCATGGTGGTGTTTGGGGGATCACTAGGAGCACGGCAAAT GAGTAATGAAGTCTGGGTTCTGGATCTGGAGCAGTGGTCCTGGTCCAAACCACCCATATCTGGCCCGTCACCCCACCCGCGAGGAGGCCAATCACAA ATTGTGATTGACGATCAGACGTTGCTCATCTTGGGAGGCTGTGGCGGTCCTAATGCA CTCCTTAAAGATGCCTGGCTCCTCCACATGGATTCACCGCCGTGGACGTGGCAGCATCTGCAGGTGGAAAACGAGGACCACGGGGCCCCGGAGCTGTGGTGTCACCCAGCATGTAGA GTGGGCCAGTGTGTGGTGGTTTTCTCACAGGCTCCGTCTGGCCGTGCACCACTCAGCCCAAGTCTTAACTCTCGGCCCTCCCCCATAAGTGCCACGCCTGCCCCTCTGGGCCCCGAACCGCCTTCTCTGCGCTCTCAGTCTCCCGTTCGGAGCGGCGCTGCCGGTGTCGTCCTGGGAGCTGTTGAAGAAGCTCCCTGTGTAAACGGCCGATGGGGCACGCTGAGACCTCGGCCTTCAGCGAGAGGAAGTGCCAGAGAAGGGAGCCCATCCTCTCCCCAACAGCCGTCTCCGTCACGAGGCCCAGAcagccctcctcttcctccacttcCCCCGTTATTAAATGGATCCTCCCCTTCACCAAGGACCAGCCCAGCCCAGGCTGCATCTCCTTCCTCTCGCCCTCTCCCATCTGCCTCCACAGACTATGGCTGGGAGTCTCCCCCCTCTGCCGCTCACCACCCTGAGGTGCCCAGCACCAACGGCCTGCATACACCTCCTGCAGGCTCCCCACACACTCCCCCAGGAGCAGTGTCCCCCGCTGCCTTACGACGAGGTCTGGAGGCAGTGAAAAACAAATCTTCCTCCTCTATACCGTCCTCATCGTCATCGTCTTCCCTTCAGACGCAGGGGGCTTCTCCTGGAGGAGGAAgtggtggtagtggtagtggagGAGCGGGTCCTTCTGGAACCCCTCCGTCATCATCCTCCAGCCCTCCACAGGCTGCTGCAGCTGATGGACACGCTATCCCACCTATCGCACGGCGTCTTGGCCATCACCCTCCCCAAAGCCTGAACGTAGGGAAGCCTCTGTATCAGTCTCTCAACTGCAAGCCCATGCAGATGTATGTGTTAGACGTGTCCAGGGCCAAGTCTGCCGGGGTGGTGTCCTGGAGAGTTTACGGGAACGGGACTCCCGCCGCGGTTACAGGGCCTCCTGAGACCAGCCTTCACACAGTGGTACAGGGCAGGGGAGAGCTCATCATTTTTGGGGGCCTCATGGACAAGAAACAGAATGTGAAGTACTACCCTAAAACCAACGCCTTGTACTTTGTACGAGCTAAAAGGTAG